One region of bacterium genomic DNA includes:
- a CDS encoding PAS domain-containing sensor histidine kinase, with protein MNASELQCTGLLELILNSLGEGVIVADTAGKILLFNPMAEKITGQSAENTHYEQWSETYGIFRPDGVTLFPTDENPLIRAIRGESTDEVEMFMRNPKIPNGVCLRSTGRPIRNERGEIVGGVVVFQDITDRFLSTERELQKSLSLLKATLESTADGILVVDLQGRIVSYNLRFVRMWRIPDEIMKRSDDDAALAFVMDQLVAPKDFLCKVRELYATPESESFDILDFKDGRIFERYSKPQIIGGKPVGRVWSFRDVTARRRAEEELRVAYEELKKVDQIKTNFASMISHELKTPLAAIQESVGIVLDGIDGPLEPAQRKTLDIAKVNAEWLGRLIGNFLTFTKIESGRMDLRVSSVDARKIVEEACQLMKPLAQRKGLQCLKFLPKEAVWVRWDADKMKTVVLNLFDNAVKFTEAPGSVRVRLESAGNEVTIEVEDTGIGVPVEERDSIFDMFAQAASRLPWKTGGFGIGLSICKFMVERHGGLIRLESTCGRGSRFTVKLPAEVTS; from the coding sequence ATGAACGCATCGGAACTACAGTGTACCGGCCTCCTCGAGCTGATCTTGAACAGCTTGGGGGAGGGCGTCATCGTGGCCGACACGGCCGGAAAAATCCTGCTCTTCAACCCGATGGCCGAGAAGATCACCGGGCAAAGCGCGGAGAATACGCATTACGAACAATGGAGCGAGACCTACGGCATTTTCCGTCCCGACGGCGTGACGCTCTTCCCGACCGATGAGAATCCCCTCATCCGGGCGATTCGCGGGGAATCGACGGACGAGGTCGAGATGTTCATGAGGAACCCGAAGATTCCGAACGGGGTCTGCCTGCGTTCGACCGGACGGCCGATTAGAAACGAGAGGGGCGAGATAGTCGGCGGGGTCGTGGTCTTCCAGGATATTACGGATCGGTTTCTGTCCACGGAGCGCGAGCTTCAGAAGAGCTTATCCCTCTTGAAGGCCACGCTGGAATCGACCGCCGACGGCATTCTCGTCGTGGATTTGCAGGGCCGGATCGTCAGCTACAACCTGCGATTCGTCCGCATGTGGAGGATTCCGGACGAAATCATGAAACGGTCCGACGATGACGCGGCCCTGGCCTTCGTCATGGATCAGCTCGTGGCCCCGAAGGATTTTCTCTGCAAGGTGCGCGAGCTCTATGCCACGCCCGAATCCGAGAGTTTCGATATTCTGGATTTCAAGGACGGGCGCATCTTCGAGCGGTATTCCAAACCGCAGATCATCGGAGGAAAGCCCGTCGGCCGCGTGTGGAGCTTCCGCGACGTGACCGCCCGGCGAAGGGCGGAGGAAGAACTCCGCGTCGCCTACGAGGAACTGAAAAAAGTCGACCAGATCAAGACGAACTTCGCCTCGATGATCTCGCACGAGCTCAAGACGCCTCTCGCCGCCATCCAGGAAAGCGTGGGCATCGTCCTGGACGGCATCGACGGGCCCCTGGAGCCGGCCCAGCGCAAGACCCTCGACATCGCCAAGGTGAACGCCGAGTGGCTGGGGAGGCTCATCGGCAACTTTCTCACGTTCACGAAGATCGAATCCGGGCGGATGGACCTCAGGGTCTCGTCCGTCGACGCCAGGAAGATCGTGGAGGAGGCCTGCCAACTGATGAAGCCGCTGGCCCAAAGAAAAGGGCTTCAGTGCCTCAAATTTCTTCCCAAAGAGGCCGTTTGGGTCCGTTGGGACGCCGACAAGATGAAAACGGTGGTTCTGAACCTGTTCGACAACGCCGTGAAGTTCACGGAGGCGCCGGGAAGCGTCCGTGTCCGGCTCGAAAGCGCCGGAAACGAGGTCACGATCGAAGTGGAAGACACGGGCATCGGCGTCCCGGTGGAGGAGCGCGATTCGATCTTCGACATGTTCGCCCAAGCGGCGTCGCGCCTGCCCTGGAAGACGGGGGGGTTCGGCATCGGGCTCTCCATTTGCAAATTCATGGTGGAGAGGCACGGGGGGCTCATCAGGTTGGAAAGCACGTGCGGCCGGGGCAGCCGCTTCACCGTCAAGCTGCCGGCGGAGGTAACCTCTTAG
- a CDS encoding response regulator: MPRKCVLIVEDDRDLQELLRKRLESKGFDCESAYTVESALHRLRENRPDLVLLDLGFKDANGTVFLNNARHWLPEGVKVPPILVLSCFNDKEVVDFVMDQGAVGFLAKPYDPTILVNTINDYIHQASPN; encoded by the coding sequence ATGCCCCGCAAGTGCGTTCTCATCGTGGAAGACGATCGCGACCTTCAGGAGCTGCTCCGCAAGAGGCTGGAGAGCAAAGGGTTCGACTGCGAATCCGCCTATACGGTGGAATCGGCCCTGCACCGGCTGAGAGAAAACCGCCCCGATCTCGTTCTGCTCGATTTGGGTTTCAAGGACGCAAACGGAACGGTCTTTTTGAATAACGCCCGCCACTGGCTCCCGGAGGGGGTCAAAGTCCCCCCCATCCTCGTCCTGAGCTGTTTCAACGACAAGGAGGTCGTCGATTTCGTCATGGACCAGGGCGCGGTGGGATTCTTGGCGAAACCGTACGACCCGACGATCCTCGTGAACACCATCAACGATTACATCCACCAGGCCTCGCCGAACTAG
- a CDS encoding DNA translocase FtsK, producing MSSRAKKGFERGARGEGLPRGHAKEIYGVLSLAAAVFLTLCLFSYNAADPSFTTLAVGRNVQNLGGVVGAHLSDLLMALLGYGAYLIPFALLAVAVTHFAQRNLKDLRFGGLRILSYAALILFCSLFSHLRFGEVMLGGREMDAGGLLGWWGGVRLARLFGSLGAYLFTVSGILLSVLVITRLSLVQAAQFFRGIFSFLTQKAVGAVTTALVVAWARFRKNVSRLFEGLGARWKTRKKTAPLVVKGEPKIIHGAGAPPSPAPPRPAPPLKIVPLAPEKKEEPQVAKKTDEGYRGESGISPRLESASGSAGDDGPQPKILPRVDLQEAKKLDKRDQLDLISPIVADFQLPQLSFLDSESQETVKVDEESLKLNSKVLEKKLMDFDVEGRITEIHPGPVITMYEFEPAAGVKVNKIVNLEDDLSLTMGGKSVRIIAPLPGKAAVGIEIPNITRETVWLKDVIGHPKFLKADSPLTLALGKDTEGIPYLADLGKMPHLLVAGATGAGKSVCVNSMILSLLYKATPQDVRLIMVDPKMLELSIYGNIPHLLLPVVTNPKKASMALRWAVREMERRYEVLSHKGARNIAGYNKQVPKEEKMPYIVIIIDELADLMMTAAKDVENSVARLAQMARAAGIHLVLATQRPSVDVLTGLIKANFPARISFKVSSKHDSRTIIDTVGAEHLLGYGDMLCTIGGAGGLLRVHGAFVSETEIARVVDHWKSQGQPEFLDESVLKPMEEEGAAGGVGGDDDHDELYDQAVQIVTETRQASISMIQRRLRIGYNRAARLIEKMEAQGVVGPADGSKPREVYAGNLSSNDG from the coding sequence ATGTCGTCACGCGCAAAAAAAGGCTTTGAACGGGGGGCCCGCGGGGAAGGTCTCCCCCGCGGACACGCCAAGGAGATCTACGGCGTCCTGTCGCTCGCCGCGGCCGTATTTCTGACGCTCTGCCTCTTCTCGTACAATGCCGCCGATCCGTCGTTCACGACGCTCGCCGTCGGGCGGAATGTCCAGAACCTGGGCGGCGTGGTCGGCGCCCATCTCTCGGACCTCCTCATGGCCCTCCTGGGCTACGGGGCGTACTTGATTCCGTTCGCCCTCCTCGCGGTTGCGGTGACGCATTTCGCCCAGCGCAATCTGAAGGACCTCCGTTTCGGAGGGCTCCGCATCCTTTCCTACGCGGCCCTCATCCTTTTTTGCTCGCTCTTCAGTCACCTTCGGTTCGGCGAAGTCATGCTGGGCGGCCGCGAGATGGACGCGGGAGGCCTCCTCGGCTGGTGGGGGGGAGTGCGTCTCGCGAGGCTCTTCGGGAGTCTGGGGGCCTATCTCTTCACCGTCTCGGGGATTCTCCTTTCGGTTCTCGTCATCACACGGCTGTCGCTCGTGCAGGCGGCGCAGTTCTTCCGGGGCATTTTCTCCTTCCTCACGCAAAAAGCCGTCGGCGCGGTGACGACGGCCTTGGTGGTCGCTTGGGCGCGGTTCCGCAAAAACGTCTCCCGGCTCTTCGAGGGGCTGGGCGCCCGCTGGAAGACACGCAAGAAGACGGCCCCGCTGGTTGTCAAGGGCGAGCCCAAGATCATCCACGGAGCCGGCGCTCCGCCGTCGCCCGCGCCGCCGCGCCCCGCGCCCCCCCTCAAGATTGTCCCCCTGGCGCCCGAGAAGAAGGAGGAACCTCAAGTCGCAAAAAAGACAGATGAGGGGTATCGGGGAGAGAGCGGAATCTCTCCCCGATTGGAGTCGGCATCCGGCTCGGCCGGTGACGACGGACCGCAACCCAAGATCTTGCCGCGCGTCGACCTACAAGAAGCCAAGAAACTCGACAAACGCGACCAGTTGGACCTGATCTCGCCGATCGTCGCCGACTTTCAGCTCCCTCAGCTCTCCTTCTTGGACTCCGAGAGCCAGGAGACGGTGAAGGTGGACGAGGAGAGCCTCAAGCTCAACTCGAAGGTCCTCGAGAAAAAACTCATGGATTTCGACGTCGAGGGACGGATCACGGAGATCCATCCGGGGCCGGTCATCACGATGTACGAGTTCGAGCCGGCGGCCGGCGTGAAGGTCAACAAAATCGTCAACCTCGAGGACGACCTTTCGCTCACCATGGGAGGCAAGAGCGTGCGCATCATCGCGCCGCTCCCCGGCAAGGCCGCGGTGGGCATCGAGATCCCCAACATCACGCGGGAGACCGTGTGGCTGAAGGACGTGATCGGGCATCCCAAGTTCCTCAAGGCCGACTCGCCGCTGACTCTCGCCCTGGGCAAGGACACGGAAGGCATCCCTTACCTTGCGGACCTGGGCAAGATGCCGCACCTCTTGGTGGCCGGCGCGACCGGGGCGGGCAAGAGCGTTTGCGTGAACTCCATGATCCTCTCGCTCCTTTACAAGGCGACCCCTCAAGACGTGCGCCTGATCATGGTGGACCCGAAGATGCTCGAACTCTCCATCTACGGGAACATTCCGCATCTCCTGTTGCCGGTCGTGACGAACCCGAAAAAGGCCTCGATGGCGCTCCGCTGGGCCGTGCGCGAGATGGAGAGGCGCTACGAGGTCCTCTCGCACAAGGGGGCGCGGAACATCGCCGGCTACAACAAGCAGGTGCCGAAAGAGGAGAAGATGCCGTACATCGTCATCATCATCGACGAACTGGCGGATCTGATGATGACGGCCGCAAAGGACGTGGAAAACTCCGTCGCGCGGCTGGCGCAGATGGCGCGCGCGGCGGGCATTCATCTGGTCCTCGCGACCCAAAGGCCGTCGGTGGACGTGCTGACCGGACTGATCAAGGCGAACTTCCCGGCGCGCATTTCCTTCAAGGTCTCCTCCAAGCACGATTCGCGGACGATCATCGATACGGTCGGCGCCGAGCATTTGCTGGGCTATGGGGACATGCTCTGCACGATCGGGGGCGCCGGGGGGCTGTTGCGCGTCCATGGGGCGTTCGTGTCCGAGACGGAAATCGCGCGCGTGGTGGACCACTGGAAGTCGCAGGGCCAGCCCGAGTTCCTGGACGAATCGGTGCTCAAGCCCATGGAGGAGGAGGGCGCGGCGGGGGGCGTCGGCGGCGACGACGACCACGACGAGCTCTACGATCAGGCCGTTCAGATCGTCACGGAGACGCGGCAAGCCTCCATCTCGATGATCCAGCGGCGCTTGAGGATCGGCTACAACCGGGCGGCGCGGCTGATCGAAAAAATGGAAGCGCAGGGAGTCGTCGGGCCGGCGGACGGATCGAAGCCGAGAGAGGTTTATGCGGGGAATCTTTCTTCGAATGACGGCTAA
- a CDS encoding outer membrane lipoprotein carrier protein LolA produces MTANAAVIVIASAAHAGSAGGGLAERVQDAYRNTESFSASFTQKTVVEVLDREVSESGELVFSKPGRFSIRYGGKRERHYLSDGETLWIYHPKDKEVEVIDHVQDVVSKEALAFLGGLGEMSKEFKVSEGKDDSLTLVPRSKSSPFSKIILTVDPADHLARGATLFPKGGNKSEYVFSAVRANEPVSESTFKFSKSGVREIRPLAAE; encoded by the coding sequence ATGACGGCTAATGCCGCGGTGATTGTCATCGCGTCCGCCGCCCATGCGGGATCCGCCGGAGGCGGATTGGCGGAACGCGTCCAAGACGCCTACCGCAATACCGAATCGTTTTCGGCTTCGTTCACCCAAAAAACGGTCGTCGAGGTCCTGGACCGCGAAGTGTCGGAATCCGGAGAATTGGTGTTCTCCAAGCCGGGCCGGTTTTCGATCCGGTACGGGGGCAAGCGCGAGCGTCACTACCTCTCCGACGGCGAGACCCTCTGGATCTATCACCCCAAGGACAAGGAGGTCGAGGTCATCGACCACGTCCAGGACGTGGTCTCCAAGGAAGCGTTGGCTTTCTTGGGCGGCTTGGGCGAGATGTCCAAGGAGTTCAAGGTGTCCGAGGGAAAGGACGATTCGTTGACGCTGGTTCCCCGATCGAAGTCGTCTCCGTTCTCAAAGATCATCCTGACCGTCGATCCCGCCGACCATCTCGCGCGCGGCGCGACGCTCTTCCCCAAGGGCGGGAACAAGAGCGAGTACGTCTTTTCCGCCGTGCGCGCGAACGAACCCGTCTCCGAATCCACCTTCAAGTTTTCCAAGAGCGGCGTGAGGGAGATACGCCCGCTGGCCGCCGAATGA
- a CDS encoding ComF family protein has protein sequence MPVFSRLLRAPLAMLFPPRCEACGDFIRPGDSLCGVCEARWPALGSPSCPVCAEPFAAGPDHRCGRCITDAPAFDRLRASGRYEGLLLELVVRLKYRGEEKLAGLLGDRMAGSTAFGGVDLLLPIPLHAGRLRERGFNQAVLLARRLSRRTGLPMNPFLLRKVRPTPAQATLSVEERRKNLRGVFQLKEPGRVAGLHVMLVDDVATSGATLHEAARALKQAGAERVEAVVAARAL, from the coding sequence ATGCCCGTCTTCTCCCGACTCCTGAGAGCCCCCCTGGCGATGCTTTTTCCGCCGCGCTGCGAGGCCTGCGGTGACTTCATCCGGCCCGGGGACTCCCTTTGCGGCGTCTGCGAGGCCCGCTGGCCGGCCTTGGGCTCCCCCTCGTGTCCGGTCTGCGCCGAGCCTTTCGCCGCCGGCCCCGATCATCGTTGCGGCCGCTGCATCACCGACGCGCCCGCTTTCGACCGTCTCCGGGCCTCGGGCCGGTACGAGGGATTGCTCCTCGAGTTGGTGGTCCGTCTCAAGTACCGGGGCGAGGAGAAGCTGGCGGGACTGTTGGGGGACCGCATGGCGGGGTCGACCGCCTTCGGGGGCGTCGACTTGCTCCTCCCCATTCCCCTGCACGCGGGGAGGCTCCGCGAGCGCGGCTTCAACCAAGCGGTCCTGCTGGCCCGGCGGCTCTCCCGGCGGACGGGCCTGCCGATGAACCCTTTTCTCCTGAGAAAGGTCCGTCCCACGCCCGCTCAGGCGACGCTCTCCGTGGAGGAGAGGCGAAAGAACCTCCGGGGCGTCTTTCAATTGAAGGAGCCGGGACGCGTGGCCGGTCTGCATGTGATGCTGGTCGACGACGTGGCCACGAGCGGCGCGACGCTTCACGAGGCGGCGCGCGCTTTGAAACAGGCGGGCGCGGAGCGGGTCGAAGCGGTCGTGGCGGCGAGGGCGTTATGA
- a CDS encoding inositol monophosphatase family protein produces MRSRFLKTAVQAAKAAGAIQKKSYGRVRNIDYKGEINLVTEVDRACEEKILKILRTNHPDHDILTEETGAHLKGSDYKWIVDPLDGTTNYAHGYPCFCVSIALEHEGRIIAGVVYHPILDELFWSVRGGGAFLNKKKIRVSSIKALNRALLATGFAYDVHTAKNDNIDHFTNFLKTAQAVRRDGAAAIDMCYIACGRFDGFWELGLKPWDVAAASLILEEAGGRSTLFDGKRLDLYADQIVASNGFIHRPMVAILARGKR; encoded by the coding sequence ATGAGGAGCCGTTTCCTGAAGACGGCGGTCCAGGCGGCCAAAGCGGCCGGTGCGATCCAGAAAAAATCCTACGGCAGGGTCCGCAACATCGATTACAAGGGGGAGATCAACCTCGTCACGGAGGTCGACCGCGCCTGCGAGGAGAAGATCCTCAAGATCCTCCGGACAAACCATCCCGATCACGACATCCTGACGGAAGAGACGGGTGCCCATCTCAAAGGCTCCGACTACAAGTGGATCGTCGATCCGTTGGACGGCACGACGAACTACGCCCACGGCTATCCCTGCTTCTGCGTCTCGATCGCCCTCGAGCACGAGGGCCGGATCATCGCCGGAGTCGTCTATCACCCGATCTTGGACGAGCTCTTTTGGTCGGTCCGGGGCGGGGGAGCGTTCCTGAACAAGAAGAAGATCCGGGTCTCGTCGATCAAGGCCCTCAATCGGGCCCTGCTCGCGACCGGTTTTGCCTACGACGTCCATACGGCCAAGAACGACAACATCGACCACTTCACGAACTTCCTCAAGACCGCCCAGGCCGTACGGCGCGACGGCGCCGCGGCGATCGACATGTGTTACATCGCCTGCGGACGGTTCGACGGCTTTTGGGAGTTGGGGCTGAAGCCCTGGGACGTGGCGGCCGCTTCTCTCATTCTGGAGGAGGCGGGCGGACGCTCGACGCTCTTTGACGGGAAACGCCTGGACCTCTACGCCGACCAGATTGTCGCTTCAAACGGCTTTATCCACCGCCCAATGGTTGCTATACTGGCTCGAGGCAAACGATGA
- a CDS encoding tetratricopeptide repeat protein has product MTDPDKENVSKEIYEAFRRIKEKDFEGAESLLKNGLEKAETEKNVTQSALFFSSLGVLSKIKGEFKDAWRYYEKAEKLLPEDPALKIIMAKLLIDRFAQYDNALKKLKHVLKVAKGSASFEHQAHATMAMAYLKKGEKKKAIEMLDEAMVDDFANVTSAENLNFDVIEAFLSRNLEIDRCQKYVEKALALARSRREVRPVQFLEKLLESFEVTVH; this is encoded by the coding sequence ATGACCGATCCCGACAAGGAAAACGTCTCCAAGGAGATTTACGAGGCCTTCCGCCGCATCAAGGAAAAGGATTTTGAAGGCGCCGAATCCCTCTTGAAGAACGGCCTGGAGAAGGCGGAGACGGAGAAGAACGTGACCCAGTCGGCGCTCTTTTTCTCGAGCCTGGGGGTCCTCTCCAAGATCAAGGGCGAATTCAAGGACGCCTGGCGCTACTACGAAAAGGCGGAAAAACTCCTGCCGGAAGACCCCGCGCTCAAGATCATCATGGCCAAACTGTTGATCGACCGCTTCGCCCAGTACGACAACGCCCTGAAGAAGCTGAAGCACGTGCTCAAGGTGGCCAAGGGCAGCGCCTCGTTCGAACACCAGGCCCACGCGACGATGGCGATGGCCTACCTGAAGAAGGGCGAGAAGAAGAAGGCGATCGAGATGCTGGACGAGGCGATGGTCGATGATTTCGCGAACGTGACCTCGGCCGAGAATCTCAACTTCGACGTGATCGAGGCCTTCCTCTCAAGAAACCTCGAGATCGATCGCTGCCAAAAGTACGTGGAAAAGGCCTTGGCCCTCGCGCGTTCCCGCCGCGAGGTCCGTCCCGTCCAATTTTTGGAAAAACTCCTCGAGAGCTTCGAAGTGACGGTCCATTAA
- a CDS encoding protein kinase has translation MGTASSDYRIERSLGRGGIGEAFLALETATGRRGVLKRVLKSSLAKKIDSLRKEFETLSRLAHPNIARVFASGEDDEAVFFFEEFVDGSDLFAATLAADYNQILSCLVQVLRALHYLHGQGLLHGDLKPENILVVRGAPLFRDDAVKLIDFGLARHLEDVSPKDKPSGTIHFLAPEALAGKGYDHRADLFALGVCLYKMLAGRYPFEEERGNLSRLIDAQLKKTPPEPRTFRADLSPGLNDLTMRLMKKDPSERFEDARRVLEALNAAEGESFALRTVSEIKTSLHNRRSFFRVNPPEETAGDEAAKPWAREETETFLKDRLMTDPLPPEVLEAAVRIAGCVPLRVITLVEFWLADGTLRVDGDRAVFDVARLSSARSFDDVVAMRLLNLEAKKKEILSLCAFSRVPLSAELVRRITGDASGDAAALLDQLENEGWLVRGLDDGRDAFRVEGERRDELIRSLASAATPAELLALVRETYLAGNHLRARLHLEEWLRRFGEGVEGAPRPLRQELFETASLVLLETGDLDRADAFVRRLLELPDLTDVQRGKAFNRLGWIAHSRGRYAEAEAIFRQAEAPWERSGDPRGRMSVRNFLGMTRQALKDFEGAMDLYRQALGLLPQGDEWRPVILMNMGLCAQEAGAFDDALAAMESALRESETGASLQTRAAILGNLSHLYLTLGRLDRAGALGHASLKLAIENGLTGLEGQNYLFLAHVADKEGHVEDFGRYVQKARGALGRAGTAAERARAALYDAYYRFTAGDDAGCAAAVEDMRKNHPGDAEILAQCDLLEGKMAARAEPADVRRGEAALERARGYYTARNDDANLTEILSALGWLLRAERPGDAEARLREALETLDRLAARIPEAWRGSFFRDRKREKILETLERLNLKTTDTFKGGGPHGERRTH, from the coding sequence ATGGGAACTGCTTCTTCAGACTATCGTATTGAGAGATCGTTGGGCCGGGGTGGGATCGGCGAGGCCTTCCTGGCCCTCGAGACGGCCACCGGGAGGCGGGGCGTCCTCAAGCGCGTCCTCAAGTCCTCGCTCGCCAAGAAGATCGATTCGCTTCGGAAGGAGTTCGAGACCCTGAGCCGTCTCGCGCATCCCAACATCGCGCGCGTCTTTGCGTCCGGCGAGGACGACGAGGCCGTCTTTTTCTTCGAGGAGTTCGTGGACGGCAGCGACCTCTTCGCGGCCACGCTGGCCGCGGACTACAACCAGATCCTCTCCTGTCTCGTCCAGGTCCTCCGGGCCCTTCACTACCTTCACGGCCAAGGTCTCCTTCACGGCGACCTGAAGCCGGAAAACATCCTCGTCGTGCGCGGCGCGCCGCTCTTTCGCGATGACGCGGTCAAACTGATCGATTTCGGCCTCGCCCGGCATCTGGAGGACGTCAGTCCCAAGGACAAGCCGTCCGGCACCATCCATTTTCTGGCGCCGGAGGCGCTGGCCGGCAAGGGCTATGACCACCGCGCGGACCTCTTCGCCCTGGGCGTTTGTCTCTATAAGATGCTCGCGGGGCGATACCCCTTCGAGGAAGAGCGCGGGAACTTGAGCCGTCTCATCGACGCCCAGCTGAAAAAGACGCCGCCGGAGCCCAGGACCTTCCGCGCGGACCTCTCGCCGGGCCTGAACGACCTGACGATGAGGCTCATGAAGAAGGATCCTTCGGAGCGCTTTGAAGACGCGCGCCGCGTCCTGGAGGCCTTGAACGCCGCCGAAGGAGAGTCGTTCGCGCTTCGGACCGTCTCCGAGATCAAGACCTCGTTGCACAACCGCCGATCCTTCTTCCGGGTCAATCCTCCCGAAGAGACGGCCGGCGATGAGGCCGCGAAGCCGTGGGCGCGCGAGGAGACGGAAACCTTCCTGAAGGACCGATTGATGACGGATCCCCTGCCGCCGGAGGTCTTGGAGGCGGCCGTTCGGATCGCCGGGTGTGTTCCCCTTCGCGTGATCACCCTCGTGGAGTTCTGGCTCGCGGACGGAACCCTTCGAGTCGACGGGGACCGCGCCGTCTTCGATGTCGCGCGCCTCTCCTCCGCCCGGAGCTTCGACGACGTCGTGGCGATGAGGCTTTTGAACCTGGAGGCGAAGAAAAAGGAGATCCTCTCTCTTTGCGCCTTTTCCCGGGTCCCCCTCTCGGCGGAGCTGGTCCGGCGGATCACGGGGGACGCCTCCGGGGACGCCGCCGCGCTTCTCGATCAGCTGGAGAACGAGGGCTGGCTCGTCCGCGGGCTGGACGACGGCCGGGACGCCTTCCGCGTGGAGGGCGAACGGCGGGACGAGCTTATCCGCTCGCTCGCCTCGGCCGCGACGCCGGCGGAGCTCCTCGCGCTGGTCCGTGAAACCTATCTGGCCGGAAATCATCTCCGGGCGCGCCTGCATTTGGAGGAATGGCTCCGGCGTTTCGGGGAAGGCGTCGAAGGCGCGCCCCGCCCGTTGCGCCAGGAACTTTTTGAAACGGCCTCCCTCGTCCTCCTCGAGACCGGCGATCTCGACCGGGCGGACGCCTTCGTCCGGCGTCTCCTCGAACTGCCCGATCTGACCGACGTCCAGCGGGGCAAGGCGTTCAATCGCTTGGGATGGATCGCGCATAGCCGCGGCCGTTACGCCGAGGCGGAGGCGATCTTCCGCCAGGCGGAGGCCCCCTGGGAGAGATCCGGCGACCCCCGGGGCCGGATGTCCGTGCGGAATTTTCTCGGAATGACCCGGCAGGCGCTCAAGGACTTCGAAGGGGCGATGGATCTCTACCGCCAGGCGCTGGGTCTCCTGCCGCAGGGCGACGAGTGGCGGCCGGTCATCCTCATGAACATGGGACTCTGCGCCCAGGAGGCGGGGGCGTTCGACGACGCCCTCGCTGCGATGGAATCGGCCCTTCGGGAATCGGAAACCGGCGCGAGCCTCCAGACGCGCGCGGCGATCTTGGGCAATCTGTCCCATCTCTATCTCACGCTCGGGCGGCTCGACCGGGCCGGGGCGCTGGGACATGCGTCCCTCAAACTCGCGATCGAAAACGGGCTGACGGGGCTGGAGGGCCAGAATTACCTCTTTCTCGCGCACGTGGCGGACAAGGAGGGCCATGTCGAGGATTTCGGCCGATACGTCCAAAAGGCCCGGGGGGCCCTCGGGCGGGCCGGCACGGCGGCGGAGCGGGCGCGGGCGGCCCTCTACGACGCTTATTACCGTTTTACGGCGGGGGACGACGCCGGATGCGCCGCCGCCGTGGAGGACATGAGAAAAAATCACCCCGGGGATGCCGAGATCCTCGCCCAATGCGACCTCCTGGAGGGCAAGATGGCCGCAAGGGCGGAGCCGGCCGACGTCAGGCGGGGAGAAGCCGCCCTGGAACGGGCCCGGGGCTATTACACCGCTCGGAACGACGACGCGAATCTGACGGAGATCCTGAGCGCCCTCGGCTGGCTGCTTCGCGCGGAACGCCCCGGGGACGCGGAGGCCCGCCTCCGGGAGGCGCTCGAGACCTTGGACCGGCTCGCGGCGCGCATTCCCGAGGCGTGGCGCGGGAGTTTCTTCCGCGACCGCAAGAGGGAAAAAATTCTGGAGACTTTGGAGCGATTGAATCTTAAAACGACCGACACTTTCAAGGGAGGGGGCCCCCATGGCGAACGCAGGACTCATTGA